Part of the Paenarthrobacter sp. JL.01a genome is shown below.
CAACGGTTTCGCCGTGAATCCCGGCGGCAAGAGCGCCAATCAGGCGGTTGCGGCCAGCAAGCTGGGCGGCAACGTGACGCTGATCGGCGCTGTGGGCGAGGACCCCAACGGGACCATGCTCATTGAGTCCACTGCAGGTGCCGGCGTCGATGTTTCCCGCGTCCGACGCTCGGACGTTGCAACCGGAGTAGCTGTCATATCCGTGGACGCCAACGGTGAGAACAGCATCATCATCTCCGCCGGTGCCAACGGCACGCTGGCCCCCGCCGACGTCGACTTCGCCGCTTTCCGGGGCGCCGCCGTCGTGTGCCTCTGCCTGGAGGTGGGCATCGATACGGTTGTGGCCGCCGCGCAGGCGGGGCACGACGCCGGAGCTACAGTGCTGTTGAACCTCTCGCCATACGCTGAGGTGCCTGAGTTGTTGGCGGGCTTGAGCGACGTGCTGCTGGTGAACGCGCACGAGGCCGCCCTCTTCCTTGGCTCGGAATCGGACATCCCTTCTGCCGATGCGGACGCCGAAGCGTGGGAGCCCGTCCGCAGCCAGTTCGCCGACCGCGGCTTGCAGCGGGTGCTCGTGACCCTTGGTTCGCAAGGGTCCGTGGTGCTGGATTCTTTGGCTCGCGGGGAGCAGCTGACCCGGATCGCTCCGACGCGGGTTTCCGCCGTCGACACAACGGGTGCCGGCGATGCGTTCACCGGTGCCGTGGCCGCGCGCTTGGCTGCCGGTGATTCGCTCGTTGATGCGGCGTCGTTTGCTTCAGTAGCCGCCGCGTTGGCTGCGACGAAGAAGGGTACCCAGGCCGCCTACGCAACCCTCGAGGAAGTCGAAGCCGCGCGCACCCCCTAACCCCCGTGTACCCAACTGGGGGACAGCTCCTGCTCCACTGAGTGCTCAGTGGAGCATGTGCTGTCCCCCAATGGGGTTAAGCGGACTTGCGGGCTGCGCGCTGGGCTGAACGCTCGACCGCCCTGCGGCTCAGCGCACCGTGTCCGGCCATGAGGCGGGGCACAACCACATACACGGCGGTGGGAACCACGAACGCGGTCAATACCAGGGCACGAAGGACCGGGTGCCACGGTTCCATGATGGGGCCGAGCAACAGCATGCCGATGGAGACCAGCGGGAAGATGGCGATCCACGTGATGAGCGCCCGCATGTGGACGGAAGGCCCCTGGGGACGGACGACGGCGGCGCTTGAGTTGGGCGCGACGGCCGGGGCTTCCGGGGCAGTTGTTTCGGCGGCGACGGGGGTCGTCATCAGATTCTCCAACCAGATAGTTGTAATTGATGTGAGATCACCATAACCCTGCGCGCAGCCAATTACAACTACT
Proteins encoded:
- a CDS encoding ribokinase, which encodes MSTSGIVVVGSLNADLTIYTERLPQPGETVHGNGFAVNPGGKSANQAVAASKLGGNVTLIGAVGEDPNGTMLIESTAGAGVDVSRVRRSDVATGVAVISVDANGENSIIISAGANGTLAPADVDFAAFRGAAVVCLCLEVGIDTVVAAAQAGHDAGATVLLNLSPYAEVPELLAGLSDVLLVNAHEAALFLGSESDIPSADADAEAWEPVRSQFADRGLQRVLVTLGSQGSVVLDSLARGEQLTRIAPTRVSAVDTTGAGDAFTGAVAARLAAGDSLVDAASFASVAAALAATKKGTQAAYATLEEVEAARTP